One Buteo buteo chromosome 4, bButBut1.hap1.1, whole genome shotgun sequence DNA segment encodes these proteins:
- the CEP55 gene encoding centrosomal protein of 55 kDa isoform X1 — MNSKTAKDIITGKWGLKSGSSRRESDIEKYKQENAALRKSMEEVVKGKGKMTDAERNGLLEKILSLEKEKENHNHLLGEKDKEIQNLKDKLRSKNKNSEVSLLQSQLEEKTKEAERREQLLCSLSEEMNRLKCNLSSITAKCSELENRASTSKASQELITNSTGSSPNLYEVEKQLKDALEKNQQWLLYDQQREAYVRGLLGRIFELEQKSETVSQQESKEFNSEGHLQEEKQKYYDQLLLTAKSDLETERHTITQLRSELNEFKKKYEETRREITTLNALLQSQQVAEMKTLENENKIKGEKVQRLKQENETIKGQLREEKKKSEDLLCQVQLLHKSLLKQQEEHTRIALLEQQIQICTTDFENEKLDRQNLQHQLNKVLKELRKAREQITRLEPLKLQESGRMEPQEDLQAVFEEKLTMYDRSPSLKHSNLLDESFLECPRCKVQYPTSQHRELLAHIDFCTA; from the exons ATGAATTCCAAGACCGCCAAAGATATAATTACTGGCAAGTGGGGCTTAAAGTCGGGTAGCTCCAGACGGGAGAGTGATATCGAGAAGTATAAGCAGGAGAACGCTGCCCTGAGAAAATCAATGGAGGAAGTTGTTAAAGGGAAGGGCAAAATGACCGACGCGGAAAGGAACGGGCTCCTAGAG aaaatactttcccttgaaaaagaaaaagaaaatcacaaccACCTGCTTggagaaaaggacaaagaaatccAAAATCTGAAAGATAAGCTTAGGTCAAAAAACAAGAATAGTGAAGTCTCCTTATTACAAAGTCAactagaggaaaaaacaaaggaagcagaaaggagagaacAGTTACTTTGTTCTCTATCTGAAGAAATGAACCggttaaaatgtaatttatccAGCATTACTGCAAAATGTTCTGAGCTTGAAAACAGAGCCAGTACTTCTAAGGCATCCCAG GAACTCATAACAAACAGCACTGGATCATCACCTAATCTTTATGAAGTtgaaaaacaactgaaagaT GCTCTTGAGAAAAACCAACAGTGGCTACTGTATGACCAGCAACGTGAAGCATATGTTAGGGGCCTGCTTGGAAGGATCTTTGAACTTGAACAGAAGTCAGAAACAGTTAGCCAACAAGAATCTAAAGAATTCAATTCAGAAG GTCATCtacaagaggaaaagcaaaaatattatgACCAGCTGTTACTAACTGCTAAGAGTGATCTTGAGACTGAAAGACACACTATAACCCAGCTGAGATCTGAACTTAACGAATTCAAAAAGAAGTATGAAGAAACACGACGAGAAATAACAACTTTAAATGCCTTACTGCAGTCACAACAGGTTGCTGAAATGAAGActctagaaaatgaaaataaaattaaaggagAGAAAGTGCAGAgactaaaacaagaaaatgaaactattaAAGGAcagctcagagaagaaaagaaaaagtctgaaGATCTTTTATGTCAG GTGCAACTTCTTCATAAATCATTGCTCAAACAGCAGGAGGAACACACTAGGATAGCTTTGTTGGAACAACAG ATCCAGATATGCAccacagattttgaaaatgaaaagcttgaTCGCCAGAACTTGCAGCATCAGTTAAACAAAGTCCTTAAGGAACTGCGCAAGGCCAGGGAGCAAATAACCCGTCTGGAACCTCTG AAACTCCAGGAATCCGGACGTATGGAACCACAAGAAGATTTGCAAGCTGTGTTTGAAGAGAAGCTGACCATGTATGACAGAAGTCCTTCCCTGAAACATTCAAACCTTCTTGATGAAAGTTTTCTTGAGTGTCCCAGATGTAAAGTGCAGTATCCAACAAGCCAGCATAGAGAATTACTAGCACATATTGACTTCTGTACAGCTTGA
- the CEP55 gene encoding centrosomal protein of 55 kDa isoform X2, whose product MNSKTAKDIITGKWGLKSGSSRRESDIEKYKQENAALRKSMEEVVKGKGKMTDAERNGLLEKILSLEKEKENHNHLLGEKDKEIQNLKDKLRSKNKNSEVSLLQSQLEEKTKEAERREQLLCSLSEEMNRLKCNLSSITAKCSELENRASTSKASQELITNSTGSSPNLYEVEKQLKDALEKNQQWLLYDQQREAYVRGLLGRIFELEQKSETVSQQESKEFNSEGHLQEEKQKYYDQLLLTAKSDLETERHTITQLRSELNEFKKKYEETRREITTLNALLQSQQVAEMKTLENENKIKGEKVQRLKQENETIKGQLREEKKKSEDLLCQVQLLHKSLLKQQEEHTRIALLEQQIQICTTDFENEKLDRQNLQHQLNKVLKELRKAREQITRLEPLYLISACIPQSYTKAAFPETPGIRTYGTTRRFASCV is encoded by the exons ATGAATTCCAAGACCGCCAAAGATATAATTACTGGCAAGTGGGGCTTAAAGTCGGGTAGCTCCAGACGGGAGAGTGATATCGAGAAGTATAAGCAGGAGAACGCTGCCCTGAGAAAATCAATGGAGGAAGTTGTTAAAGGGAAGGGCAAAATGACCGACGCGGAAAGGAACGGGCTCCTAGAG aaaatactttcccttgaaaaagaaaaagaaaatcacaaccACCTGCTTggagaaaaggacaaagaaatccAAAATCTGAAAGATAAGCTTAGGTCAAAAAACAAGAATAGTGAAGTCTCCTTATTACAAAGTCAactagaggaaaaaacaaaggaagcagaaaggagagaacAGTTACTTTGTTCTCTATCTGAAGAAATGAACCggttaaaatgtaatttatccAGCATTACTGCAAAATGTTCTGAGCTTGAAAACAGAGCCAGTACTTCTAAGGCATCCCAG GAACTCATAACAAACAGCACTGGATCATCACCTAATCTTTATGAAGTtgaaaaacaactgaaagaT GCTCTTGAGAAAAACCAACAGTGGCTACTGTATGACCAGCAACGTGAAGCATATGTTAGGGGCCTGCTTGGAAGGATCTTTGAACTTGAACAGAAGTCAGAAACAGTTAGCCAACAAGAATCTAAAGAATTCAATTCAGAAG GTCATCtacaagaggaaaagcaaaaatattatgACCAGCTGTTACTAACTGCTAAGAGTGATCTTGAGACTGAAAGACACACTATAACCCAGCTGAGATCTGAACTTAACGAATTCAAAAAGAAGTATGAAGAAACACGACGAGAAATAACAACTTTAAATGCCTTACTGCAGTCACAACAGGTTGCTGAAATGAAGActctagaaaatgaaaataaaattaaaggagAGAAAGTGCAGAgactaaaacaagaaaatgaaactattaAAGGAcagctcagagaagaaaagaaaaagtctgaaGATCTTTTATGTCAG GTGCAACTTCTTCATAAATCATTGCTCAAACAGCAGGAGGAACACACTAGGATAGCTTTGTTGGAACAACAG ATCCAGATATGCAccacagattttgaaaatgaaaagcttgaTCGCCAGAACTTGCAGCATCAGTTAAACAAAGTCCTTAAGGAACTGCGCAAGGCCAGGGAGCAAATAACCCGTCTGGAACCTCTG tATTTGATCAGCGCATGCATACCCCAGTCTTACACTAAAGCTGCTTTTCCAGAAACTCCAGGAATCCGGACGTATGGAACCACAAGAAGATTTGCAAGCTGTGTTTGA
- the FFAR4 gene encoding free fatty acid receptor 4: MPGSGGAQGGNRTYFPFFSDFRGRNVTALRIGESSALASIFLLALAGNVWGICLLVRRRRRLCAANCLVLNLFCADLLFITAMPFIAAVRWTESWVLGDVVCHMLFYVVSLSGTVVILSLSAVSLERVVSIARLRHAAFRRRKALAAALLLIWGFAALATLPLCCFFTVVRLPAAAGEEIQICTLVWPSIAGEIVWDVTFATVFFLIPGLVIVISYSKILQITKASRRSLNAGLAYSENHQIRVSQQDYKLFRALFVLMISFFIMWSPIIIIILLILVQNYKQDLNILPSVFFWIVLFTFANSAVNPILYNVAHFRRKCQEILLCCTGNPVRHGAGTETTARRSNHEQPNLSFITR; this comes from the exons ATGCCGGGGTCCGGGGGCGCACAGGGGGGGAACAGGACCTACTTCCCCTTCTTCTCAGACTTCAGGGGCCGCAACGTGACGGCCCTGCGCATTGGCGAGTCGTCCGCCCTGGCCTCCATCTTCCTGCTGGCCTTGGCGGGAAACGTCTGGGGCATCTGCCTGCTGgtgcggcggcggcgccggctgTGCGCCGCCAACTGCCTCGTCCTCAACCTCTTCTGCGCCGACCTGCTCTTCATCACCGCCATGCCCTTCATCGCCGCCGTGCGCTGGACCGAGTCCTGGGTGTTGGGCGACGTCGTCTGCCACATGCTCTTCTACGTGGTGAGCCTCAGCGGCACCGTCGTCATCCTCTCCCTCTCGGCCGTCAGCCTGGAGCGCGTCGTCAGCATCGCCCGGCTGCGCCACGCCGCCTTCCGCCGCCGCAAGGCGCTGGCTGCCGCCCTCCTCCTCATCTGGGGCTTCGCCGCCCTCGCCACCCTCCcgctctgctgcttcttcaccGTGGTGCGGctgccggccgccgccggcgaG GAGATTCAGATTTGCACCTTGGTTTGGCCCAGCATTGCAGGAGAAATAGTTTGGGATGTGACCTTtgccactgttttctttctaatacCAGGATTAGTCATCGTCATCAGTTATTCCAAAATCTTACAg ATTACAAAAGCATCAAGAAGGAGTTTAAATGCTGGTTTAGCCTACTCAGAAAATCATCAGATTCGTGTTTCCCAGCAAGACTACAAACTATTCCGAGCCCTCTTTGTGTTGATGATCTCTTTCTTCATCATGTGGAGCCCAATTAtaataattattcttttaattttagtcCAGAACTACAAAcaagatttaaatattttgccatcagtttttttctggataGTATTATTCACTTTTGCCAACTCTGCTGTCAATCCAATTTTGTATAATGTTGCCCATTTCAGACGTAAATGTCAGGAAATTCTTCTCTGTTGTACAGGGAACCCTGTAAGGCATGGGGCTGGTACAGAAACCACTGCAAGAAGAAGTAACCATGAACAACCAAATTTGTCTTTCATTACCAGATAA